In Rouxiella sp. WC2420, the following proteins share a genomic window:
- a CDS encoding GFA family protein codes for MDKLFNASCHCGAVKFSVKLTDGFNTIRRCNCSLCRMRGAVAVSAQLGDITFLGGEDKLTEYRFNTQTAKHFFCSVCGIYTHHQRRSNPSQYGINVACFEGVSPFDFPEVPVMNGTTHPTDTKAGALIAGYLRYSESD; via the coding sequence ATGGACAAACTATTTAATGCCAGCTGCCATTGCGGTGCCGTAAAATTCAGCGTAAAGCTCACCGACGGCTTCAACACCATCAGGCGTTGTAACTGCTCACTATGCCGAATGCGCGGTGCAGTCGCGGTTTCGGCCCAGTTAGGCGATATCACCTTTCTCGGCGGTGAAGATAAACTCACCGAATATCGCTTTAACACCCAAACGGCTAAACACTTCTTTTGCTCGGTTTGCGGTATTTATACCCATCACCAACGTCGTTCCAATCCGTCGCAATACGGCATCAACGTGGCGTGTTTTGAAGGGGTCTCACCTTTCGATTTTCCTGAAGTTCCTGTAATGAATGGCACGACGCATCCTACCGATACCAAGGCTGGGGCATTGATTGCAGGTTATCTGCGTTATAGCGAGTCGGATTAG
- the dusA gene encoding tRNA dihydrouridine(20/20a) synthase DusA — protein MLENKPESLATDTLEHADRSPAYSAQRFSIAPMLDWTDRHCRHFHRLMSREALLYTEMVTTGAIIHGKGDYLAFGDQEHPVALQLGGSNPQDLAICAKLAEQRGYDEINLNVGCPSDRVQNGMFGACLMGQAALVADGIKAMRDVVSIPVTVKTRIGIDDQDSYEFLCDFVQQVSERGGCDTFIIHARKAWLSGLSPKENREVPPLDYPRVYQLKRDFPHLTIAINGGIKSLEDAKQHLQHMDGVMIGREAYQNPSMLLDVDRELFGSQSPVLTGPEVIRALYPYIESELSNGTYLGHITRHILGIFQGIPGARQWRRHLSENAHKPGAGVDVVEQALAMVTRPQMATSEA, from the coding sequence ATGCTCGAAAATAAACCAGAATCTTTAGCTACAGACACCCTTGAACACGCCGATCGCTCCCCTGCATATTCAGCACAGCGGTTTTCCATTGCGCCCATGCTGGATTGGACCGATCGCCACTGCCGCCATTTTCATCGCCTGATGAGCCGTGAGGCACTGCTGTACACCGAAATGGTCACCACCGGCGCTATCATTCATGGCAAAGGCGATTATCTGGCGTTTGGCGATCAGGAACATCCGGTTGCGCTACAGCTGGGCGGCAGCAATCCGCAAGATTTGGCGATCTGCGCCAAACTGGCCGAGCAACGCGGCTATGATGAAATCAATCTCAACGTGGGTTGTCCTTCCGATCGCGTGCAAAACGGCATGTTTGGTGCTTGCCTGATGGGGCAAGCAGCTTTGGTTGCCGATGGCATCAAAGCCATGCGTGATGTGGTTTCCATCCCGGTAACGGTAAAAACGCGCATCGGCATCGACGATCAGGACAGCTACGAGTTCTTGTGTGATTTCGTGCAGCAGGTTTCCGAGCGTGGCGGATGCGACACTTTTATTATTCACGCGCGCAAGGCCTGGTTATCTGGTTTGAGCCCGAAGGAAAACCGCGAGGTGCCGCCGTTGGATTACCCGCGTGTTTATCAACTTAAACGCGATTTTCCGCACCTGACGATAGCAATCAATGGCGGTATCAAGTCGCTTGAAGATGCCAAACAGCATTTGCAGCATATGGACGGAGTCATGATTGGCCGCGAAGCCTATCAAAACCCTTCAATGTTGCTGGACGTCGATCGCGAGCTGTTTGGCAGCCAGTCTCCAGTGCTTACTGGGCCAGAAGTGATCCGTGCGCTGTATCCTTACATTGAAAGCGAGTTGTCCAATGGAACCTATCTGGGGCACATTACCCGCCATATTCTCGGTATTTTCCAGGGGATACCGGGAGCGCGTCAGTGGCGCAGGCATTTAAGTGAAAATGCGCACAAGCCGGGAGCAGGCGTCGACGTAGTTGAGCAAGCGCTGGCGATGGTAACGCGTCCGCAAATGGCAACCAGCGAAGCCTGA
- a CDS encoding CsbD family protein, producing the protein MNKDQADGNWKQFKGKIKEKWGKLTDDDLTVVEGKRDQLVGKIQERYGYQKDQAEKELKSWESDNKYHW; encoded by the coding sequence GGACCAAGCAGACGGTAACTGGAAGCAGTTCAAAGGTAAAATCAAAGAGAAATGGGGTAAGTTGACCGACGATGACCTGACCGTGGTCGAAGGTAAACGCGATCAGCTTGTAGGGAAGATTCAGGAAAGATACGGATATCAGAAAGATCAGGCTGAAAAGGAACTTAAGTCCTGGGAATCAGATAACAAATACCACTGGTAA
- the zur gene encoding zinc uptake transcriptional repressor Zur, with amino-acid sequence MNSTNTETLLTQAEHLCQQRSVRLTPQRLEVLRLMTEQPGAISAYDLLDLLRKTEPQAKPPTVYRALDFLLEQGFIHRVESANSYVLCHHFEEPSHTSALFICDRCGLVTEKTTDGIEERLAKLAKDSGFALRHSVVEAHGLCAECAVVESCESHDHCEHDHSIAVKKR; translated from the coding sequence ATGAACTCAACCAATACGGAAACTCTCCTCACTCAAGCCGAGCACTTATGCCAGCAACGTAGCGTTCGGCTTACCCCGCAGCGGCTTGAGGTATTGCGTCTGATGACCGAGCAACCGGGTGCAATCAGCGCGTATGACCTCCTCGACCTTCTGCGCAAAACTGAGCCGCAGGCTAAGCCGCCGACCGTTTATCGCGCGCTGGACTTCTTGCTTGAGCAAGGTTTTATCCATCGCGTTGAGTCTGCTAACAGCTATGTGCTTTGCCATCATTTCGAAGAACCTAGTCATACCTCGGCGCTGTTTATCTGCGATCGCTGCGGTCTGGTGACAGAAAAAACCACCGACGGCATTGAAGAACGACTCGCCAAACTGGCAAAGGATTCTGGATTCGCCCTGCGTCATTCCGTGGTTGAAGCCCATGGACTTTGTGCTGAATGCGCGGTTGTTGAGTCTTGTGAAAGTCATGACCATTGCGAACACGATCATAGCATTGCGGTGAAAAAGCGTTAA